Proteins encoded together in one Magnetococcus sp. PR-3 window:
- a CDS encoding VOC family protein — translation MSTSRFVSATTILPVSDARQSAHFYADNLGFTILGVWKSGKDSYYASVKRDRVVLEFGEGRPEHVGSGVCHIEVENPDLLYQQCLSKPLVLVGDLADRDYGERDFRVRDNSGNLLIFGTPLADKDQLLAQQNLL, via the coding sequence ATGTCAACCTCACGTTTTGTAAGTGCGACAACGATTCTCCCTGTTTCAGATGCCCGACAAAGTGCGCACTTTTATGCCGATAACTTGGGGTTTACGATCTTAGGGGTGTGGAAGAGCGGGAAGGATAGCTACTATGCCTCTGTTAAACGGGATCGTGTTGTTCTGGAATTTGGAGAGGGCCGACCGGAGCATGTGGGAAGTGGTGTCTGCCATATTGAGGTTGAGAACCCTGACCTCCTTTATCAACAATGCTTGAGCAAGCCACTGGTTTTAGTTGGTGACTTGGCAGACAGAGACTATGGTGAACGAGATTTTAGGGTTCGGGATAACAGCGGAAATCTATTAATTTTTGGTACACCTTTGGCCGATAAAGATCAGCTTTTGGCCCAACAAAACCTGCTTTAA